Proteins from one Mycolicibacter virginiensis genomic window:
- a CDS encoding FAD-dependent oxidoreductase, translating to MSAGSPGDWDDTFDVVVLGTGGAGLTAALTAAVHGASVALYEKSDTVGGTTAVSGGIAWIPAHNRAPELTVEAAMDYLRAQSFGAMDDALVSTFVRTGQEMVDFVEAHSDVRFEVATGFPDYKPELPGGRPSGGRSLSPLPYPVSRVGSWQDRITAFPADYSNVGFDAETRARLHADIDATAAGEICVAGTALIAGLLRGALDAGITPQTGCRGVELLADAERIVGVRVDGDGSSRRVRARRGVILANGGFEWDVSLVEAFLRGPMRGAVSPPNNTGDALRMAMAHGADLANMGEAWWVPIVRIPGDTISGEQRSRSVRLERTRPRSIIVNRAGRRFVNEACDYNSMAGAFHYLEPRGGYVNDPAWIVFDAGHLRRYGFLGVTPDGTAPDWFSESPDLAALAAKTGIDADGLKQTVAAWNRDVAAGSDPEFGRGSSAYDGYWGDDQASTVAGRTLGPLDTAPFYAVPLSVGAMGTKGGPRTDSDGRVLHVTGHPIPGLFAAGNAMAGVTGRAYGGAGGTIGPAMVFGFRAGRAAATTDAEA from the coding sequence ATGTCAGCCGGTTCGCCTGGTGATTGGGACGACACCTTCGATGTGGTGGTGTTGGGCACCGGCGGCGCCGGGCTCACCGCCGCCCTCACCGCGGCGGTGCACGGCGCGTCGGTGGCCCTCTACGAGAAGTCCGACACAGTGGGCGGCACCACCGCGGTCTCCGGCGGCATCGCCTGGATTCCGGCGCACAATCGCGCTCCCGAACTGACCGTCGAGGCGGCGATGGACTACCTGCGCGCCCAATCCTTCGGCGCGATGGACGACGCGCTGGTCTCGACGTTCGTGCGGACCGGTCAGGAGATGGTCGACTTCGTCGAAGCCCACAGCGATGTCCGCTTCGAGGTCGCCACCGGTTTCCCGGACTACAAGCCGGAACTGCCCGGCGGACGCCCGTCCGGGGGGCGCTCACTGAGCCCGCTGCCCTATCCCGTCTCCCGCGTGGGCTCTTGGCAGGACCGGATCACGGCGTTTCCCGCCGACTACAGCAATGTCGGATTCGACGCCGAGACGCGCGCCCGGTTGCACGCCGACATCGACGCGACAGCCGCGGGCGAAATCTGCGTGGCCGGCACCGCGTTGATCGCCGGGCTGTTGCGCGGTGCGCTGGACGCCGGCATCACGCCGCAGACCGGGTGCCGCGGTGTCGAACTCCTCGCCGACGCCGAGCGCATCGTGGGTGTGCGGGTCGACGGCGACGGCTCGTCACGGCGAGTACGCGCCCGGCGGGGTGTCATCCTGGCCAACGGCGGCTTCGAATGGGACGTCTCCCTGGTGGAGGCGTTTCTGCGCGGGCCGATGCGCGGTGCGGTGTCACCGCCGAACAACACCGGCGATGCGCTGCGCATGGCGATGGCGCACGGCGCGGACCTGGCCAACATGGGCGAGGCGTGGTGGGTCCCGATCGTCCGGATCCCCGGTGACACCATCTCCGGAGAGCAGCGCAGCCGCAGCGTACGACTCGAGCGGACCCGCCCGCGCAGCATCATCGTCAACCGGGCCGGGCGGCGTTTCGTCAACGAGGCCTGCGACTACAACTCGATGGCCGGCGCCTTCCATTACCTGGAGCCGCGCGGCGGGTACGTCAACGATCCGGCGTGGATCGTGTTCGACGCCGGGCACCTGCGCCGATACGGATTCCTCGGTGTCACGCCCGACGGCACCGCCCCGGACTGGTTCTCCGAATCGCCCGATCTGGCCGCGCTGGCCGCCAAGACCGGGATAGACGCCGATGGACTGAAACAGACGGTGGCCGCCTGGAACCGCGACGTCGCTGCGGGGTCGGATCCCGAATTCGGGCGGGGATCCAGCGCCTACGACGGCTATTGGGGTGACGACCAGGCCAGCACGGTCGCCGGTCGCACCCTGGGACCCCTCGACACCGCACCCTTCTATGCCGTGCCGCTGTCCGTCGGCGCGATGGGCACCAAGGGCGGGCCCCGCACCGATTCCGACGGCCGAGTCCTGCACGTCACCGGCCATCCCATCCCCGGTCTGTTCGCCGCGGGCAACGCGATGGCGGGTGTGACCGGCCGGGCCTACGGTGGCGCGGGGGGCACCATCGGACCGGCCATGGTGTTCGGCTTCCGGGCGGGACGTGCGGCTGCCACCACCGACGCGGAGGCGTAG
- a CDS encoding VirB8/TrbF family protein, with the protein MPSRDPAKPGGPRKHAGKHAAKRASKDALTLAEAEAKAAEAAAELARARAELLKAQQEPEPESTAAVELETAQVIETSEAAEPAPGVGEGVEEGSAEQPAEKSRTITGIRKVLPWAAATLAVLTIGGLIAADVVMLAHHNSVALRQRQSAEYAAAARQGVVTLMSLNYETVDDNVKAILDNSTGEFKKDFEAHAGDFTQVARKSKTVTTVDTAVAGVESMSDNDAVVLVAANTKVTNIAGAKEEPRAWRLTVHLAHEGDRIKMSKVDFAA; encoded by the coding sequence ATGCCGTCGCGTGATCCGGCGAAGCCGGGGGGGCCCAGAAAACATGCCGGGAAGCACGCCGCCAAGCGCGCTTCGAAAGACGCCCTGACGCTGGCGGAGGCCGAGGCGAAGGCCGCCGAGGCGGCGGCGGAGCTGGCCCGCGCCCGAGCGGAGCTGCTCAAGGCCCAGCAGGAGCCCGAGCCGGAATCCACTGCGGCGGTCGAGCTGGAAACCGCTCAGGTGATCGAGACTTCCGAAGCGGCCGAGCCGGCCCCGGGAGTTGGCGAAGGGGTTGAGGAGGGTTCCGCCGAACAGCCGGCTGAGAAGTCCCGCACGATCACCGGAATCCGCAAAGTGCTGCCCTGGGCAGCGGCGACGCTGGCCGTGCTCACCATCGGTGGACTTATCGCGGCGGACGTGGTGATGCTGGCCCACCACAACAGTGTGGCGCTGCGCCAGCGCCAATCCGCCGAATACGCCGCGGCCGCTCGTCAGGGCGTGGTGACGCTGATGTCGCTGAATTACGAAACCGTCGATGACAACGTCAAGGCGATCCTCGACAACTCGACCGGCGAGTTCAAGAAGGACTTCGAAGCCCACGCCGGCGACTTCACCCAGGTGGCCCGCAAGTCGAAAACCGTCACCACGGTCGACACGGCGGTCGCGGGGGTGGAATCGATGTCGGACAACGACGCGGTGGTGCTGGTCGCGGCCAACACCAAGGTCACCAATATCGCTGGAGCCAAAGAGGAACCCCGCGCTTGGCGCCTCACCGTACACCTGGCCCACGAAGGCGATCGGATCAAGATGTCGAAGGTGGACTTCGCGGCATGA
- a CDS encoding MCE family protein produces MLTRFVRIQLILFLVASVIGVGAMLFGYMQVPTMLGIGRVVVKLDLPETGGLYRFSNVTYNGVQVGTVTDVSLTSNGVRATLSLNRSPKIPADLVAAVRSVSAIGEQYVDLQPRSDNGPYLHTGSVIAAADTQVPQQVGPMLDQVSALVDSIPKDKLSGLLDETFQAFDGAGYDFQSLLDSATTISGDANRVSDKVRKLIDDGAPLLDSQERSTDAIRTWARSVAGISEQVAANDPQLRAILQRGPGFADEVSGLMQDLKPTLPILLANLNTLGQVLMVYNPSLEQLMVLLPGYIAAQQSFGLPKNNPTGLPQGDFTLTFGDPNPCTVGFLPPSSWRSPADTTTIDTPDGLYCKLPQDSPVSVRGARNFPCIEHPGKRAPTVELCDDPKGFVPIAMRQHLTGPGPFDPNLLKQGVPVDDRVDFSDRLFAPVGGTPLPPWATPSGTPPDSPRPVVPAPPPLAGNSGIGEQTPSVAVVPYDPNTGKYMTPDGRYEQQTNLVPGAGPKSWTDLMPF; encoded by the coding sequence ATGCTGACGCGCTTTGTTCGGATCCAGCTGATCCTGTTCCTGGTGGCATCGGTGATCGGTGTGGGAGCCATGTTGTTCGGCTACATGCAGGTGCCGACCATGCTCGGGATCGGCCGGGTGGTGGTCAAGCTGGACCTGCCCGAGACCGGGGGGCTCTACCGGTTCTCCAATGTCACCTACAACGGGGTGCAGGTCGGCACGGTCACCGATGTCTCGTTGACGTCCAATGGCGTGCGGGCCACGCTGTCGCTGAATCGGTCCCCGAAGATCCCGGCCGATCTGGTGGCCGCGGTGCGCAGCGTGTCGGCGATCGGCGAGCAGTACGTCGATCTGCAACCGCGCAGCGACAACGGCCCGTACCTGCACACCGGCTCGGTGATCGCAGCCGCTGACACGCAAGTCCCGCAACAGGTCGGCCCGATGCTCGATCAGGTCAGTGCACTGGTCGACAGCATCCCCAAGGACAAGCTCAGCGGCCTGCTCGACGAGACGTTCCAGGCCTTCGACGGCGCCGGCTACGACTTTCAGTCACTGCTGGACTCGGCCACCACCATCAGCGGTGACGCCAACCGGGTCTCGGACAAGGTGCGCAAACTGATCGATGACGGTGCGCCACTGCTGGACTCCCAGGAACGAAGCACCGATGCGATCCGGACCTGGGCGCGCAGCGTTGCCGGGATCTCCGAACAGGTCGCCGCCAACGATCCCCAGTTACGGGCCATCCTGCAACGCGGACCCGGATTCGCCGACGAAGTCTCCGGCCTGATGCAGGATCTCAAACCCACGCTGCCGATTCTGCTGGCGAACCTGAACACCCTCGGCCAGGTGCTGATGGTTTACAACCCGTCGCTGGAGCAGTTGATGGTGCTGTTGCCCGGATACATTGCGGCCCAGCAGTCGTTCGGTCTGCCCAAGAACAACCCGACTGGTCTGCCCCAGGGCGACTTCACTCTCACGTTCGGTGACCCCAACCCCTGTACGGTGGGGTTCTTGCCGCCGTCGTCGTGGCGTTCCCCGGCCGATACCACCACAATCGACACTCCCGACGGTCTGTACTGCAAACTGCCGCAGGACTCACCGGTGTCGGTCCGCGGTGCCCGCAACTTCCCGTGTATCGAGCATCCGGGCAAGCGTGCGCCCACTGTCGAACTCTGCGACGACCCGAAGGGCTTCGTCCCGATCGCGATGCGCCAGCACCTCACCGGCCCCGGGCCGTTCGACCCGAACCTGCTCAAGCAGGGCGTCCCGGTCGATGACCGGGTCGACTTCAGCGACCGGCTCTTCGCTCCCGTCGGAGGCACTCCGCTGCCGCCGTGGGCCACTCCGTCGGGGACGCCGCCTGATTCGCCTCGGCCGGTGGTGCCCGCGCCGCCGCCGCTGGCAGGGAACTCCGGGATCGGTGAGCAGACGCCGTCGGTCGCGGTGGTGCCCTACGACCCGAACACCGGCAAGTACATGACCCCCGACGGGCGCTACGAGCAGCAGACGAATTTGGTGCCGGGTGCGGGGCCCAAGTCGTGGACCGACCTGATGCCATTCTGA
- a CDS encoding MCE family protein, translated as MIGLRSLRRSAALALAVAGTTTGCAFGGLNSLALPGVQGRGAGAQHFTVQLANVGTLESNSPVMLSDVVIGSVGKMTVSDWHANVDIAVNPGVEVPANAVATVGQTSLLGSMHLALNPPIGQAPTGRLMSGATIPLSDSSTYPSTEQTLSSLAVLVNGGGLGQIGDIIHNFSASMAGREADIRDLIVRLDHFTGALDRQRDNIVDAIGEMNRAATTFAGQRDTINRALNKIPPAIDVLIKERPKFVTALTKLGQFGDLSSGLVNDSGHQLVSDLIHIEPALRSLANIGPELNSAVAYASAFPYGPNAIERAVRGDFLNLFAVFDLTKPRLKRALFAGTQWGDEDAKLVPAPGDPWYLNYSYDPLQEPILQSSGQAVPPGAVASGGGG; from the coding sequence ATGATCGGTCTCCGTTCCCTGCGGCGCAGTGCGGCGCTTGCCCTCGCGGTCGCCGGTACCACGACCGGCTGTGCCTTCGGCGGTTTGAACTCGCTGGCGCTGCCGGGTGTTCAGGGCCGCGGAGCCGGGGCGCAGCATTTCACGGTCCAGCTGGCCAATGTCGGGACACTGGAATCTAATTCGCCGGTGATGCTTTCCGACGTGGTGATCGGCAGCGTCGGCAAGATGACCGTCAGCGACTGGCACGCCAATGTCGACATCGCGGTCAACCCCGGCGTCGAAGTCCCGGCGAATGCGGTCGCGACCGTCGGGCAGACCAGCCTGCTCGGTTCGATGCACCTGGCGCTCAATCCGCCGATCGGACAGGCGCCGACGGGCAGGCTGATGTCCGGGGCCACCATTCCGCTAAGCGACTCGTCGACCTATCCGTCGACCGAGCAGACGCTGTCGTCGCTGGCTGTGCTGGTCAACGGCGGCGGACTTGGTCAGATCGGTGACATCATCCATAACTTCAGTGCGTCCATGGCCGGCCGTGAGGCCGACATCCGCGATCTGATCGTGCGGCTGGACCACTTCACCGGCGCGTTGGACCGGCAGCGGGACAACATCGTCGACGCCATCGGCGAGATGAATCGGGCGGCCACGACTTTCGCCGGGCAGCGCGACACCATCAACCGTGCGCTGAACAAGATCCCGCCGGCCATCGACGTCTTGATAAAGGAGCGACCAAAATTCGTCACCGCGTTGACCAAGCTGGGGCAGTTCGGTGACCTGTCGTCGGGTCTGGTCAACGACTCCGGGCACCAACTGGTCTCCGATCTCATCCACATCGAGCCGGCCTTGCGTTCGCTGGCCAACATCGGCCCGGAGCTCAACTCGGCAGTGGCCTACGCCTCGGCCTTCCCCTACGGCCCCAACGCGATCGAGCGTGCCGTGCGGGGCGACTTCTTGAACCTGTTCGCCGTTTTCGACCTCACCAAGCCCCGACTCAAGCGGGCGCTGTTCGCCGGCACGCAGTGGGGTGACGAGGACGCGAAACTGGTTCCGGCGCCCGGTGACCCGTGGTATCTGAACTATTCCTACGATCCGCTGCAAGAGCCGATCCTGCAGTCATCGGGCCAGGCCGTTCCGCCGGGAGCGGTTGCCTCGGGAGGCGGTGGCTAG
- a CDS encoding MCE family protein, translating into MRTRKPLQIAAAALAAVLLLAGAGMLVRQTVLKPTGITAYFSTATAIYPGDEVRVAGVKVGTIDRIEPQGTQAKLTLRVDRKVPIPADAKAVIVAPNLVAARFVQLTPAYHRGDGPTLADGAVIPREHTAVPVEWDEVKTQLNRLAAELGPRSGVSGTSASRFIDSAANAMDGNGAKLRETLAQLSGVARIFAEGSGNIVDIISGLQTFVTALRDSDQQIVVFESRLATLTSVVNDSRSNLDAALTDFAGAIDTVRDFVAGSRAETAEALQGVAKVSQTLVDSKNAIRNILHITPNAIANTLNMYNVTSGTPVGSFAFANFSNPVQAICTMTGAIGNVTSTETGKLCEQYLGPAMRLLNFNGLPFPMSPYLTKAASPEKLIYTDPALMPHAEHPGNLPEQEPSISAYTGLHGDVPPPPGWTDPLQPRGSYAPDGLPAAATPPLIPGVPLPSPTTFDGMLLPGGPPPGPPPGLPGPLPAEGTPSP; encoded by the coding sequence ATGAGGACTCGTAAACCACTGCAGATTGCGGCAGCCGCCCTGGCGGCAGTGCTGCTGCTGGCGGGTGCGGGCATGCTCGTCCGTCAGACCGTACTGAAACCGACCGGGATCACGGCGTACTTCTCCACCGCGACCGCCATCTATCCCGGTGACGAGGTCCGGGTCGCCGGGGTGAAGGTCGGCACCATCGACCGTATCGAACCGCAGGGCACACAGGCCAAACTGACGTTGCGGGTCGACCGCAAGGTGCCGATCCCGGCCGACGCCAAAGCTGTCATCGTCGCGCCCAACCTGGTGGCGGCGCGGTTCGTCCAACTGACCCCCGCCTACCATCGCGGCGACGGGCCGACCCTTGCCGACGGCGCGGTGATCCCGCGCGAGCACACCGCTGTCCCGGTCGAGTGGGATGAGGTCAAGACCCAGTTGAACCGGCTTGCCGCCGAATTGGGGCCGCGCAGCGGAGTTTCGGGAACGTCGGCGTCGCGCTTCATCGACAGCGCGGCCAATGCGATGGACGGTAACGGCGCCAAACTGCGCGAGACGTTGGCGCAACTGTCCGGCGTGGCCCGGATCTTCGCCGAGGGCAGCGGCAACATCGTCGACATCATTTCGGGTCTGCAGACCTTCGTGACCGCGCTACGCGACAGCGATCAGCAGATCGTGGTGTTCGAATCCCGGCTCGCCACCTTGACGAGCGTGGTCAACGACAGCCGATCCAACCTGGATGCAGCTCTCACCGACTTCGCCGGCGCGATCGACACGGTGCGGGATTTCGTGGCGGGCAGCCGCGCCGAAACCGCCGAGGCCTTGCAGGGCGTGGCCAAGGTCAGTCAGACGCTGGTCGATTCGAAGAATGCGATCCGCAACATTCTGCACATCACCCCGAACGCGATCGCCAACACGCTCAACATGTACAACGTGACCAGCGGGACCCCGGTGGGTTCGTTCGCGTTCGCCAACTTCAGTAACCCGGTCCAGGCGATCTGCACGATGACCGGCGCGATCGGCAACGTGACGTCGACGGAGACCGGCAAGCTGTGCGAGCAGTACCTTGGGCCGGCTATGCGGCTGCTGAACTTCAACGGCCTCCCGTTTCCGATGTCGCCGTACCTGACCAAGGCGGCCAGCCCGGAGAAGTTGATCTACACCGATCCGGCGTTGATGCCGCACGCAGAGCACCCCGGGAACCTGCCGGAACAGGAGCCGTCGATCTCGGCCTACACCGGGTTGCACGGCGATGTTCCCCCGCCGCCGGGCTGGACCGATCCGTTGCAGCCCCGCGGTTCCTACGCGCCGGACGGATTGCCCGCCGCAGCGACACCGCCGCTGATCCCCGGAGTGCCGCTGCCCAGCCCGACCACCTTCGACGGGATGTTGCTGCCGGGCGGCCCGCCGCCGGGGCCGCCGCCCGGCCTGCCAGGTCCGTTACCGGCGGAAGGGACACCCTCGCCATGA